The following proteins come from a genomic window of Gadus morhua chromosome 11, gadMor3.0, whole genome shotgun sequence:
- the popdc3 gene encoding popeye domain-containing protein 3 → MELPDFDAMNSTLETAVADYPVCQAWREGAEDSVFQLANIFLVLGFMGGSGLYGLLYMLTLLTLGFFCATVWSWEDACTTDGFLWNFALFGVCVGQLVHVSYRLRIVTFDKEFQELYNCMFKKLGVSLSHFGKVVACCDGDLQTLEKDHCFAMEGKTAIEKLSVLLSGRMVVTVNGEFLHYIYPFQFLDSPEWDSLRPSEEGVFQVTLRAESRCRYVAWRRKKLYLLFAKHRYIAKVFALVVRNDIAEKLFSLNDKAFDSSGHRYDLRLPSYCHVPKPDLDKSDALLHVPVQPAAK, encoded by the exons ATGGAGCTGCCCGATTTCGACGCCATGAACTCAACTCTTGAAACAGCGGTGGCGGACTACCCGGTGTGCCAGGCGTGGAGAGAAGGCGCGGAGGACTCGGTCTTCCAGCTGGCCAACATCTTCCTAGTACTGGGCTTCATGGGCGGCAGCGGCCTCTACGGGCTGCTGTACATGCTCACCCTGCTGACGCTCGGCTTCTTCTGCGCCACCGTCTGGTCCTGGGAAGACGCATGCACAACGGACGGCTTCCTATGGAACTTCGCGCTGTTTGGCGTGTGCGTCGGCCAGCTAGTGCACGTTTCGTACCGGTTGAGGATCGTGACGTTCGATAAGGAATTCCAGGAACTTTACAACTGCATGTTTAAGAAGTTGGGGGTGTCGCTCAGCCACTTCGGGAAGGTGGTCGCCTGTTGCGACGGGGACCTCCAGACCCTGGAGAAGGACCACTGCTTCGCGATGGAGGGGAAGACCGCGATAGAGAAGCTGTCGGTTCTTCTCTcgggcag GATGGTTGTGACAGTGAACGGAGAGTTCCTTCACTACATCTATCCCTTCCAGTTCCTAGACTCCCCTGAATGGGACTCTCTCCGACCTTCAGAGGAAGGGGTGTTCCAG GTGACCCTGCGCGCGGAGAGCCGGTGCCGCTACGTggcctggaggaggaagaagctGTACCTGCTCTTCGCCAAGCACCGCTACATCGCCAAGGTGTTCGCGCTGGTGGTGCGCAACGACATCGCGGAGAAACTGTTCTCCCTCAACGACAAGGCGTTCGACAGCAGCGGCCACCGCTACGATCTCCGCTTACCCAGCTACTGTCACGTGCCGAAGCCCGATTTAGACAAGTCAGATGCCTTGCTTCATGTGCCAGTGCAGCCGGCTgccaagtag